A genomic stretch from Flavobacterium humidisoli includes:
- a CDS encoding tautomerase family protein: protein MPYVKIEVTREGVTREQKQQLISGITQLITDVLDKDPSLTHIVIQEIELDDWGFAGEQVSVLRERGITAQKK from the coding sequence ATGCCATACGTAAAAATTGAAGTAACTCGAGAAGGCGTTACAAGAGAACAAAAACAGCAACTGATATCTGGAATTACGCAATTAATAACAGATGTTTTGGACAAAGATCCCAGTCTTACACACATCGTGATTCAGGAAATAGAATTAGACGATTGGGGATTTGCAGGCGAACAGGTTTCTGTATTGCGCGAGAGAGGCATTACAGCCCAAAAGAAATAA
- a CDS encoding IS110 family transposase, translated as MKNIIVGIDISSKTLDICVKEESVNYFSIENNVQVIKRFFKRYSDENVIIGMENTGRYNWNLFEVLEKFNFRVYVISALHIKKSIGLVRGKNDKIDALRICNFIEKNYQENREWKPSSRSIKKIKILLTERALRIKIKKQLMAQQHDYKLMKGIGLDKELKSLNVKLIKSVEEQIKAIENDIEKVIHDDQSLSQKQKLIKSVPGVGQVLSWTLLSKTEGFTVITDPRKMACYSGVVPFDFQSGTSLKRRPRVSMLADKGLKTILHLAAMSAIRLDNDLSKYYHRKIDEGKNKMSVLNAVRNKIIHRVFAVIKKQIPYQKDLVLS; from the coding sequence ATGAAAAACATTATTGTCGGCATTGATATCAGCAGCAAGACTTTGGATATTTGTGTTAAGGAAGAATCTGTAAATTACTTTTCAATTGAGAACAACGTTCAGGTTATAAAACGTTTTTTCAAAAGATATTCAGATGAAAATGTGATTATAGGTATGGAAAACACAGGCAGATACAATTGGAATCTCTTTGAAGTGCTTGAGAAATTCAATTTTAGAGTTTATGTCATATCAGCTCTGCATATCAAAAAAAGCATAGGTCTTGTCAGAGGCAAAAATGATAAAATCGATGCACTGAGGATTTGTAATTTCATTGAGAAAAATTATCAGGAAAATAGAGAATGGAAGCCAAGTTCTCGCTCTATCAAAAAGATAAAAATACTATTGACCGAAAGAGCTTTAAGGATAAAAATTAAAAAACAGCTTATGGCCCAGCAGCATGATTATAAATTAATGAAAGGCATTGGATTGGATAAAGAACTAAAAAGTCTAAATGTAAAACTCATTAAAAGTGTTGAAGAACAAATTAAAGCTATTGAAAATGATATTGAAAAAGTAATCCATGATGACCAAAGTCTAAGCCAGAAGCAGAAACTGATAAAATCAGTTCCAGGAGTAGGCCAAGTTCTATCGTGGACATTATTATCAAAAACAGAAGGTTTTACGGTTATAACAGATCCAAGAAAAATGGCCTGTTACAGCGGGGTTGTACCATTCGATTTTCAATCTGGAACATCATTAAAAAGAAGACCTAGAGTTTCCATGCTTGCAGATAAAGGACTCAAAACCATCTTACATCTGGCAGCAATGAGTGCAATACGTTTGGATAATGATTTAAGCAAATACTATCATAGAAAAATTGATGAAGGAAAGAACAAAATGAGTGTTTTGAATGCTGTGAGAAATAAAATAATTCATAGAGTTTTTGCAGTAATAAAAAAACAAATCCCTTATCAAAAAGATTTGGTTTTATCATAG
- a CDS encoding organic hydroperoxide resistance protein — protein MKTVLYTGKTHTTGGREGASQSSDEQLNIKLSSPGSSRPGTNPEQLFAAGWSACFIGALGIAASKLGVRLPAETAVDAEVDLCVTEGEYSLQARLNISLPGIDIETAEALAAQAHQTCPYSKATRGNINVEINIL, from the coding sequence ATGAAAACAGTATTGTACACAGGAAAAACACATACAACAGGTGGTAGAGAAGGAGCTTCTCAAAGTTCAGACGAACAATTGAATATAAAATTAAGCTCGCCGGGATCTTCGCGTCCGGGAACAAATCCCGAGCAGTTGTTTGCTGCAGGATGGTCGGCTTGTTTTATAGGAGCTTTAGGAATTGCGGCTTCTAAACTTGGAGTTCGACTTCCAGCCGAAACCGCCGTAGATGCCGAAGTAGATTTGTGCGTAACAGAAGGAGAGTATTCGCTTCAAGCAAGATTAAATATCAGTCTTCCAGGAATTGACATTGAAACTGCGGAAGCTTTGGCGGCGCAAGCGCATCAGACTTGTCCATATTCTAAAGCGACTAGAGGAAATATAAACGTTGAGATTAATATTCTTTAA
- a CDS encoding nuclear transport factor 2 family protein, which produces MENFGTNAALITAVLMNYFNGIYNGDVPLLRSVFHQEAIVGFDINGETHFKTVNQYLEGVKNRKSPQELGEEFKMKILSLEIINNTAVAKVQVPIFEYNYYDLLSLIVVDGKWVISNKLATKVN; this is translated from the coding sequence ATGGAAAATTTTGGCACAAATGCAGCTCTAATTACAGCTGTGCTTATGAATTATTTTAACGGAATTTATAATGGTGATGTTCCTTTACTGCGAAGTGTTTTTCATCAAGAGGCAATTGTTGGTTTTGATATTAATGGAGAAACTCATTTTAAAACCGTAAATCAATATCTGGAAGGTGTAAAAAACCGTAAAAGTCCACAGGAATTGGGAGAAGAATTCAAAATGAAAATCTTATCTTTAGAAATTATCAATAATACCGCTGTCGCGAAAGTTCAAGTTCCGATATTTGAGTATAATTATTATGACCTTTTAAGCCTTATCGTTGTGGATGGCAAATGGGTTATCAGCAATAAATTAGCAACTAAAGTAAATTAA
- a CDS encoding sensor histidine kinase yields MEKTKRFQVSLKVIWGSSIALAILASIPKLFDADSTPGDIVINSSITLLFSLFIWYYNIYSLPKFSANHANKSLFNWKLLLSVILGIVLMVILVIAHQELFQVSKMDAPIMFELRGVLINLIVYMFLHLLFQNYQTQQMGVELERTKAVNLGAQYELLKQQVNPHFLFNSLNTLKSMVDIQDPQSSDFILKLSDFYRFTLESRKMDLIPLREEIQILDSYVYLLKARFEDGFVLENEIDPKQCDSAIPPFTLQLLIENCIKHNVVSLDKPLKIKLYTENEFLVVENKIQLKRGAVSTGVGLDNINQRFMHLIHKEIEIDKDETTFKVKIPLNYDYHNN; encoded by the coding sequence ATGGAAAAAACAAAACGTTTTCAGGTTTCGCTCAAAGTCATTTGGGGAAGTTCGATTGCATTGGCAATTCTGGCCTCGATTCCAAAACTGTTTGATGCCGATTCAACACCTGGAGATATTGTCATAAACTCTTCGATTACATTGCTGTTTTCCCTTTTTATATGGTATTACAACATTTACAGTTTACCGAAATTTTCTGCTAATCATGCCAATAAAAGCCTCTTTAACTGGAAACTTCTATTGAGTGTTATTCTAGGGATTGTCTTAATGGTGATTTTGGTAATCGCGCATCAGGAACTGTTTCAGGTTTCAAAAATGGATGCTCCTATCATGTTCGAGCTTCGAGGAGTTTTAATCAACTTGATTGTATATATGTTTCTGCATTTGCTTTTTCAAAACTACCAAACCCAGCAGATGGGAGTTGAACTGGAACGCACAAAAGCAGTAAATCTTGGCGCTCAATACGAATTATTGAAACAGCAGGTAAATCCGCATTTTTTATTTAATAGTCTGAATACGCTGAAATCTATGGTTGATATCCAAGATCCACAGAGTTCAGATTTTATTCTGAAATTATCCGATTTTTATCGTTTTACGCTAGAAAGCCGAAAAATGGATTTGATTCCGCTTCGAGAAGAAATTCAGATTCTGGATTCGTACGTATATCTGCTTAAAGCGCGTTTTGAAGATGGATTTGTTTTAGAAAATGAAATTGATCCAAAGCAATGCGATTCGGCAATTCCTCCTTTTACTTTGCAATTATTAATCGAAAACTGCATCAAACACAATGTTGTTTCTTTAGATAAACCCCTCAAAATAAAGCTTTACACTGAAAATGAATTTTTGGTAGTAGAAAATAAAATTCAGCTTAAAAGAGGCGCCGTTTCTACAGGTGTTGGTTTAGATAATATCAATCAGCGTTTTATGCATTTGATTCACAAAGAAATTGAAATCGATAAAGACGAAACTACTTTTAAAGTTAAAATACCACTAAATTATGACTATCATAATAATTGA
- a CDS encoding SDR family NAD(P)-dependent oxidoreductase gives MKTIIVTGASTGIGKSIAQLFLEKGYNVVINSANLQNLETTFKELGHDSQLAMIHGDVSRIATGKQLVQTALERFGSVDVLVNNAGIFQPQSFLDVEEQDLDRFLNINLKGTYFTSQAAVKQMLQQGEGSIINIGTVLVDHAIDGFPATAPISSKGGVHAFTRQLATEFGKNNIRVNAIAPGIIRSPLQAKTGVDNADSLAGLHLLKRIGETSDVAQLALYLAESNFVTGEIINLDGGHVAGHSI, from the coding sequence ATGAAAACAATTATAGTAACCGGTGCCTCAACAGGCATCGGTAAATCAATAGCTCAATTATTTTTAGAAAAAGGCTACAATGTAGTTATCAATTCTGCCAATTTGCAGAATCTTGAAACTACTTTTAAAGAGCTTGGACATGATAGCCAATTAGCGATGATACACGGCGATGTAAGTCGCATTGCAACAGGAAAGCAATTAGTTCAAACTGCTTTAGAGCGTTTCGGGAGTGTCGATGTATTGGTAAACAATGCAGGGATTTTTCAGCCACAATCTTTCTTAGATGTTGAAGAACAAGACTTAGATCGTTTTTTAAACATCAATTTAAAAGGAACTTATTTTACAAGCCAAGCAGCCGTAAAACAAATGTTGCAGCAAGGTGAAGGATCAATTATTAATATCGGAACTGTTTTGGTAGATCATGCCATCGACGGATTTCCTGCCACTGCTCCTATTTCAAGCAAAGGTGGTGTTCATGCTTTTACGAGACAGCTTGCTACAGAATTTGGAAAAAATAATATTCGTGTAAATGCTATTGCTCCAGGTATTATTAGAAGTCCGCTTCAAGCTAAAACAGGTGTAGATAATGCAGATAGTTTGGCTGGTTTGCATCTTTTGAAACGAATTGGAGAAACTAGCGATGTAGCACAATTGGCTCTTTATTTGGCCGAAAGCAATTTTGTAACGGGCGAAATCATTAATTTAGATGGCGGACATGTTGCAGGACACAGCATTTGA
- a CDS encoding YceI family protein encodes METKNFKISNTESQVNWIGKKVTGQHNGTINIEEGFFTFSNDELTGGNITIDTTSIVILDVTDPATNQQFAGHLASDDFFSTDKFQTATLDIKAVSKQSSSDYFIEGNLTIKAITHPIGFNLEVKKNENDLKASGKIIIDRTKYDMKFRSGNFFTNLGDTLIYNEFELDVNLTAKIA; translated from the coding sequence ATGGAAACTAAAAATTTTAAAATTTCGAATACTGAAAGTCAAGTAAATTGGATTGGAAAAAAAGTTACTGGACAACACAACGGAACAATTAATATTGAAGAAGGCTTTTTTACTTTTTCGAATGATGAACTAACTGGTGGAAATATTACTATCGACACTACTTCTATCGTAATTCTTGATGTAACCGATCCCGCAACCAATCAGCAATTTGCAGGGCATTTGGCTTCAGACGATTTCTTTTCTACAGATAAATTTCAGACAGCAACTTTAGATATTAAAGCTGTTTCTAAACAATCTTCTTCAGATTATTTTATTGAAGGCAATCTTACTATTAAAGCCATCACGCATCCAATAGGTTTTAATTTGGAAGTAAAAAAAAATGAAAACGATTTGAAAGCTTCTGGTAAAATCATCATTGACCGCACCAAATATGATATGAAATTCCGTTCTGGAAATTTCTTCACCAATCTTGGAGATACTCTGATTTACAACGAATTTGAATTGGATGTAAACCTAACAGCAAAAATTGCTTAA
- a CDS encoding LytR/AlgR family response regulator transcription factor, protein MTIIIIEDEVKTAKALGQLILSIRPDVQILSYIQSIDGAVDYLSENDQPDLIFMDIQLADGQCFEIFKNVEVLSPVIFCTAFDDYAIEAFKSNGIDYVLKPFSRESISQALKKAGELKNFFQRNKKVMPDFDYLLTRNGENKGKSSFLVFKNNKYQTVLTENIAFFYIKNETPTIMTLDKNEYPLTQSLDEIHKLLSPIQFFRINRQYLVNFSAIREAEHYFSRKIIVKLSVPTEEKLLVGKEKATAFLSWLENR, encoded by the coding sequence ATGACTATCATAATAATTGAAGATGAAGTAAAAACGGCCAAAGCACTTGGCCAATTAATTCTGAGCATCAGACCCGATGTTCAGATTTTGTCTTATATACAAAGCATTGACGGCGCAGTAGATTATCTCTCAGAAAACGATCAGCCAGATCTTATTTTTATGGATATTCAGCTAGCAGATGGTCAGTGTTTTGAGATTTTTAAGAATGTTGAGGTTTTATCGCCGGTCATTTTCTGTACCGCTTTTGATGATTATGCCATCGAAGCTTTTAAGTCAAACGGAATTGATTATGTTTTAAAGCCTTTTTCACGAGAAAGTATTTCGCAGGCTTTAAAGAAAGCGGGAGAACTGAAAAACTTCTTTCAGAGAAATAAAAAAGTAATGCCCGATTTTGATTATTTGCTGACGCGAAATGGCGAAAATAAAGGTAAAAGCAGTTTTTTGGTTTTCAAAAACAATAAATATCAGACGGTTTTAACTGAGAATATTGCGTTTTTCTATATCAAAAATGAAACGCCAACGATTATGACTTTAGATAAAAATGAATATCCGTTAACGCAGTCTTTAGACGAAATTCATAAGCTTTTATCTCCAATTCAATTCTTTAGAATCAACAGGCAATATTTGGTCAATTTTTCGGCTATTCGAGAAGCAGAACATTATTTCTCGCGTAAAATAATTGTAAAACTGAGCGTGCCAACAGAAGAGAAATTATTGGTAGGAAAAGAAAAAGCAACAGCATTTTTAAGTTGGTTAGAAAACCGATAA
- a CDS encoding DUF1223 domain-containing protein has product MKKIVIAFTMLFFLSANSIFSQNSDKKGFALLELYTSEGCSSCPPADELLGRIQNEYRDKNVYILAYHVDYWDKQGWKDIFSNADFTKRQYDYAQFMGKEPIYTPQVIINGKTDYIGSQETSLRNGIKSALSKPLSTGLNLEVNQNANSLSVNYNVEGTSKNSRLLIAVVQKEAKSNVKRGENAHRVLSHYQIVRNLQSVDLNKAKKGTASIHLPKNYNAQDFEIIGFVQDMNSGAILGVKKV; this is encoded by the coding sequence ATGAAAAAAATAGTAATCGCTTTTACAATGCTTTTTTTCCTTAGCGCAAACAGCATTTTCAGTCAGAACTCAGATAAGAAAGGTTTTGCACTTTTAGAATTATATACTTCCGAAGGCTGTTCCAGCTGTCCGCCTGCTGATGAATTGCTGGGAAGAATTCAGAATGAATACCGAGATAAAAATGTTTATATATTGGCTTATCACGTAGATTATTGGGATAAACAAGGCTGGAAAGATATTTTCAGTAATGCCGATTTTACGAAAAGACAATACGACTATGCCCAATTTATGGGAAAAGAACCCATTTACACGCCTCAAGTAATCATTAACGGAAAAACAGATTATATCGGTTCTCAGGAAACAAGCCTAAGAAATGGAATTAAATCGGCGCTTTCGAAGCCGTTATCAACTGGTTTAAATTTAGAAGTAAATCAAAATGCGAATTCACTTTCAGTAAATTATAATGTCGAAGGCACTTCGAAAAATAGCCGTTTATTAATCGCAGTTGTTCAGAAAGAGGCAAAAAGCAATGTGAAAAGAGGAGAGAATGCGCATCGAGTTTTATCGCATTATCAAATTGTTCGTAATCTGCAATCTGTAGATTTAAATAAAGCCAAAAAAGGAACAGCATCAATTCATCTCCCTAAAAATTATAACGCGCAGGATTTCGAAATCATTGGCTTTGTTCAAGATATGAATTCAGGTGCTATTTTGGGAGTTAAGAAGGTTTAG
- a CDS encoding DoxX family protein gives MNSKTTKIIYWTGTVLTSLWFGASGFFELTNNPLVWGITQQLGYPAHFIYILGVFKVAGVITLLIPNKLLRLKEWVFAGVFFDIIFAFFSKIAVLGFGTATDAIIAFVMVSVTYAMFRKLYTATYIPSSENF, from the coding sequence ATGAACTCAAAAACAACAAAAATTATCTATTGGACAGGAACAGTATTAACTTCTTTATGGTTTGGCGCAAGCGGTTTCTTTGAATTAACAAACAATCCATTGGTTTGGGGAATTACGCAGCAATTGGGATATCCTGCACATTTTATTTACATTCTCGGTGTTTTTAAAGTAGCAGGAGTCATTACACTTTTAATTCCAAACAAATTATTACGATTGAAAGAATGGGTTTTCGCAGGCGTATTTTTCGACATTATTTTTGCATTCTTTTCAAAAATTGCTGTCTTAGGTTTTGGTACTGCAACCGATGCCATTATTGCCTTTGTAATGGTAAGTGTAACTTATGCTATGTTTAGAAAATTATATACTGCAACTTATATTCCATCTTCCGAAAACTTTTAA
- a CDS encoding Crp/Fnr family transcriptional regulator, with translation MDAKSLLKEHVSKIVTLTDEQFDYFFSHFKTETFKKGQTIISESQEVDKEYFVISGCLKSFYVNDEVKMYILQFAMPTWWASDYAALYNKTKATINVDCVSDVEILSLSNQDREKICKEIHEVEHFFRWRTNRGYVASQKRLLSFMNNDTKTRYEELLALYPALYNTVPKHLIAAYLGVSRETLSRLYNASKAH, from the coding sequence ATGGATGCCAAATCTTTATTAAAAGAACATGTTTCTAAAATTGTCACCTTAACAGACGAACAGTTTGATTATTTCTTTTCGCATTTTAAAACAGAAACTTTTAAGAAAGGGCAAACTATTATTAGTGAAAGTCAGGAAGTTGACAAAGAATATTTTGTAATTTCAGGCTGTTTAAAGTCCTTTTATGTCAATGATGAAGTAAAAATGTACATTCTGCAGTTTGCCATGCCAACTTGGTGGGCTTCTGATTATGCGGCGCTTTACAACAAAACTAAAGCTACCATTAATGTAGATTGTGTCTCGGATGTTGAAATTCTTTCTCTTTCCAATCAGGATCGAGAAAAAATCTGCAAAGAAATACACGAAGTTGAACATTTTTTTAGATGGAGAACCAATCGCGGTTATGTCGCTTCTCAGAAAAGACTGCTTTCTTTTATGAATAATGACACCAAAACGAGATACGAAGAATTACTTGCACTCTATCCTGCTTTATACAACACTGTTCCTAAACATTTAATTGCAGCTTACCTAGGTGTTTCAAGAGAAACTTTAAGCCGATTATACAACGCTTCCAAAGCGCACTGA
- a CDS encoding alpha/beta fold hydrolase, with the protein MKTLSNILIAILFMNASLTQGQTSKQKTIEVNSSLGTLKQINAGLLNVGYTEAGPSNGTPVILLHGWPYDIHSYNEVVPILAAKGYHVFTPYLRGFGTTTFLSKDTFRNGQQAALASDIIAFMDALKIDKALIGGFDWGARTAVVVSALWPERVKGLVSVSGYLVVNLEANLKPLPPTAELGWWYQYYFATERGKQGYTQNTYDFNKLIWKIASPLWNFDKATYDQTAQSFDNPDHVAIVIHNYRWRQSLEAGEAKYDNLEKRLAAKPEIKVPTITIGSDFDGAFADGKAYANKFTGKYEHRILKGIGHNVPQEDPKAFAQAIIDADNLK; encoded by the coding sequence ATGAAAACACTATCCAATATTTTAATCGCTATTCTTTTTATGAATGCATCTTTAACTCAAGGACAAACTTCAAAACAGAAAACAATCGAAGTAAACAGTTCTTTGGGGACATTAAAACAAATCAACGCTGGATTATTAAACGTCGGATATACAGAAGCAGGCCCATCAAACGGAACTCCAGTAATATTGCTTCACGGCTGGCCTTATGATATTCACAGTTACAACGAAGTTGTTCCGATTTTAGCAGCAAAAGGCTATCACGTTTTTACCCCTTATTTACGCGGATTCGGAACCACAACTTTTCTTTCGAAAGACACTTTCAGAAACGGTCAGCAGGCGGCTTTAGCAAGCGATATTATCGCTTTTATGGATGCGCTAAAAATTGACAAAGCCTTAATCGGCGGTTTCGACTGGGGCGCTAGAACAGCAGTTGTGGTATCGGCACTTTGGCCAGAACGTGTAAAAGGTTTAGTATCGGTTAGTGGTTATTTGGTCGTGAATTTAGAAGCCAACTTGAAACCGCTTCCTCCAACAGCCGAATTAGGATGGTGGTACCAATATTATTTTGCAACCGAAAGAGGAAAACAAGGTTACACACAAAATACTTACGATTTCAATAAACTAATCTGGAAAATCGCTTCTCCGTTATGGAATTTCGATAAAGCAACTTACGATCAAACTGCTCAATCTTTTGATAATCCAGATCATGTAGCAATTGTAATTCACAATTACAGATGGAGACAATCTCTGGAAGCAGGAGAAGCTAAATACGATAATCTAGAAAAACGTTTGGCAGCTAAACCAGAAATTAAAGTTCCAACGATTACAATAGGAAGTGATTTTGATGGCGCTTTCGCGGATGGAAAAGCGTACGCCAACAAATTTACAGGAAAATACGAACACAGAATTTTAAAAGGAATAGGGCATAATGTTCCGCAAGAAGATCCAAAAGCTTTTGCGCAAGCAATAATTGACGCAGATAATTTAAAGTAA
- a CDS encoding NAD(P)H-dependent flavin oxidoreductase — translation MWNSTKITQLLGIEYPILQGPMGGGFSTAALLASVSNAGGLGSYGAYTLTPEEIREAGKEIKLATSKPYNINLWVNDVDESLLNYPPEKLEKIKQNFKPYFDELGIPLPDLSSNIPSKFEKQVEVVFELKPSVFSFIFGIPSKEILKESRKLGIKTIGAATTLEEALALEDAEVDAIIAAGFEAGGHRPSFLKPAQDSFTGLFTLVQQLKAKTKTPIIAAGGIIDAKGIAAALTLGADAVQLGTAFMVTDESGAAPVHKEMLFQNPNVPTTVSKSLTGRMGRMIRNKISDAVPFETEVLPFPLQTKLIAPLKVAALAQGRTDMISFWSGQNTSNLKHHKASELMQYLIAEMSV, via the coding sequence ATGTGGAATTCAACCAAAATAACACAATTACTAGGTATTGAGTATCCAATTTTACAAGGTCCAATGGGCGGTGGTTTTTCAACTGCCGCTCTATTGGCTTCTGTAAGCAACGCAGGCGGATTGGGCAGTTATGGCGCTTATACCCTAACTCCCGAAGAAATTCGAGAAGCTGGAAAAGAAATTAAACTCGCTACTTCCAAACCTTACAATATCAATTTATGGGTCAATGATGTTGACGAAAGCCTTCTCAATTATCCTCCAGAAAAACTGGAAAAGATAAAACAGAATTTTAAACCTTATTTTGATGAATTAGGAATTCCTCTTCCTGATTTATCTTCGAATATTCCTTCTAAATTTGAAAAACAAGTTGAAGTTGTATTCGAACTCAAACCATCTGTTTTTAGCTTCATTTTCGGAATTCCATCAAAAGAAATACTGAAAGAAAGCAGAAAACTTGGAATAAAAACCATTGGCGCGGCAACAACTTTAGAAGAAGCGCTTGCTCTAGAAGATGCCGAAGTAGATGCAATTATCGCTGCTGGATTTGAAGCTGGCGGACACAGACCTTCTTTCCTTAAACCAGCACAAGATTCTTTTACAGGATTGTTTACTCTTGTACAGCAATTAAAAGCAAAGACTAAAACACCAATCATTGCAGCAGGCGGAATTATAGATGCAAAAGGAATCGCTGCAGCTCTGACATTAGGCGCCGATGCTGTACAATTGGGAACTGCTTTTATGGTTACAGATGAATCTGGCGCTGCGCCTGTTCATAAAGAAATGCTATTTCAGAATCCGAATGTTCCAACTACGGTTTCAAAATCGCTCACAGGAAGAATGGGCCGAATGATCAGGAATAAAATCTCTGATGCTGTTCCTTTTGAAACCGAAGTCCTTCCTTTTCCGCTTCAAACCAAATTAATCGCACCTTTAAAAGTGGCGGCACTTGCTCAAGGAAGAACCGATATGATTAGTTTTTGGTCGGGTCAGAATACAAGCAATTTAAAACATCATAAAGCAAGCGAATTGATGCAGTATTTAATTGCTGAAATGTCGGTGTAG